One window of Klebsiella quasivariicola genomic DNA carries:
- the purD gene encoding phosphoribosylamine--glycine ligase has product MKVLVIGNGGREHALAWKAAQSPLVDTVYVAPGNAGTALEPSLQNVAIGVTDIPALLRFAQDENIDLTIVGPEAPLVIGVVDAFRAAGLTIFGPTEGAAQLEGSKAFTKDFLARHHIPTAEYQNFTEVEPALAYLREKGAPIVIKADGLAAGKGVIVAMTLDEAEAAVKDMLAGNAFGDAGHRIVIEEFLDGEEASFIVMVDGEHVLPMATSQDHKRVGNGDTGPNTGGMGAYSPAPVVTDEVHQRTMKRIIWPTVKGMAAEGNTYTGFLYAGLMIDKQGNPKVIEFNCRFGDPETQPIMLRMKSDLVELCLAACAGKLDEKTSEWDDRASLGVVVAAGGYPGNYNTGDEIFGLPQQEAADGKVFHAGTKLADDQRVVTNGGRVLCVTALGDSVAQAQQRAYQLLTDIRWDGSFSRSDIGWRAIEREKANG; this is encoded by the coding sequence ATGAAAGTATTAGTAATCGGCAACGGCGGGCGTGAGCACGCCCTGGCCTGGAAAGCGGCCCAGTCGCCGCTAGTTGATACCGTCTACGTCGCGCCGGGCAACGCCGGTACCGCCCTGGAGCCGTCGCTGCAAAACGTCGCCATCGGCGTTACCGATATTCCGGCCCTGCTGCGCTTCGCCCAGGATGAGAACATCGATCTGACCATCGTGGGCCCGGAAGCGCCGCTGGTCATTGGCGTAGTCGACGCGTTTCGTGCCGCAGGGCTGACCATCTTCGGGCCAACCGAAGGCGCCGCGCAGCTGGAAGGTTCAAAAGCCTTCACCAAAGATTTCCTCGCTCGTCATCATATTCCGACGGCGGAATACCAGAACTTCACCGAAGTGGAGCCTGCGCTGGCTTACCTGCGCGAGAAAGGCGCGCCGATCGTCATCAAAGCCGACGGTCTGGCGGCGGGTAAAGGCGTTATCGTGGCGATGACCCTTGACGAAGCCGAAGCGGCGGTCAAAGATATGCTGGCCGGTAACGCTTTTGGCGATGCAGGCCACCGCATCGTGATTGAAGAGTTCCTCGATGGCGAAGAAGCCAGCTTTATTGTGATGGTTGACGGCGAGCACGTCCTGCCAATGGCCACCAGCCAGGATCACAAGCGCGTCGGCAACGGCGATACCGGCCCGAACACCGGCGGGATGGGCGCGTACTCCCCGGCGCCGGTGGTCACTGATGAAGTCCATCAGCGCACCATGAAGCGGATCATCTGGCCAACCGTGAAAGGCATGGCCGCTGAAGGCAACACCTATACCGGTTTCCTGTATGCCGGTCTGATGATCGACAAGCAGGGCAACCCGAAGGTGATTGAGTTCAACTGCCGCTTTGGCGACCCGGAAACCCAGCCGATCATGCTGCGCATGAAGTCCGACCTGGTCGAGCTGTGCCTCGCCGCCTGCGCGGGCAAGCTGGACGAGAAAACCTCCGAGTGGGATGACCGCGCGTCGCTGGGCGTGGTGGTTGCCGCCGGCGGCTATCCGGGCAATTACAACACGGGTGATGAGATCTTCGGCCTGCCGCAGCAGGAAGCCGCAGATGGTAAAGTCTTCCACGCCGGCACCAAACTGGCAGACGACCAGCGCGTCGTCACCAACGGCGGGCGCGTACTGTGCGTGACCGCGCTGGGCGACTCCGTGGCGCAGGCGCAGCAGCGCGCCTATCAACTGCTGACCGACATTCGCTGGGACGGCAGCTTTAGCCGTAGCGATATCGGCTGGCGCGCCATCGAACGTGAAAAGGCTAACGGCTAA
- the zraR gene encoding sigma-54-dependent response regulator transcription factor ZraR, with amino-acid sequence MSCDKVQILVVDDDISHCTILQALLRGWGYQVALAHNGLQALEQVHRQVFDLVLCDIRMAEMDGIATLKEIKAYNPAIPVLIMTAFSSVDTAVEAIKSGALDYLIKPLDFDTLQQTLVQALAHTQQSEGDLPAASGSHWGMIGDSPAMQALINNITLVAPSDATVLICGESGTGKELVARAIHTCSERREKPLVTLNCAALNESLLESELFGHEKGAFTGADRRREGRFVEADGGTLFLDEIGDISPLMQVRLLRAIQEREVQRVGSNQTLAVDVRLIAATHRNLAEEVSAGRFRQDLYYRLNVVTIEMPPLRQRREDIPQLAQHFLQRYAGRNRKTVKGFTPQAMDRLIHYAWPGNIRELENAVERAVVLLTGEYISERELPLAIAGTPLPSGGSEEGGIQPLVEVEKEVILAALEKTGGNKTEAARQLGITRKTLLAKLSR; translated from the coding sequence ATGAGCTGCGATAAGGTACAGATTCTGGTTGTCGATGATGACATCAGCCACTGCACGATCCTGCAGGCGCTGCTGCGCGGCTGGGGCTATCAGGTGGCGTTGGCTCACAACGGCCTGCAGGCGCTGGAACAGGTCCATCGGCAGGTCTTCGACCTCGTGCTGTGCGATATCCGGATGGCGGAGATGGACGGTATCGCGACGTTAAAAGAGATTAAAGCCTATAACCCGGCGATCCCGGTGCTGATCATGACGGCGTTCTCCAGCGTCGATACGGCGGTGGAGGCCATTAAGTCCGGGGCGCTGGATTATCTGATTAAACCGCTCGATTTTGACACCCTGCAGCAGACGCTGGTTCAGGCATTGGCGCACACGCAGCAGAGCGAGGGCGACCTCCCCGCCGCGTCGGGTTCACACTGGGGCATGATTGGCGACAGTCCGGCGATGCAGGCGCTTATCAACAATATTACGCTGGTGGCTCCTTCGGACGCGACGGTACTGATCTGCGGCGAATCGGGAACCGGTAAGGAACTGGTGGCGCGCGCGATCCATACCTGCAGCGAGCGCCGTGAGAAGCCGCTGGTGACGCTAAACTGCGCGGCGCTGAATGAGTCGCTGCTGGAGTCCGAGCTGTTCGGCCATGAAAAAGGGGCCTTTACCGGCGCGGATCGGCGGCGGGAAGGGCGCTTTGTCGAAGCGGATGGCGGCACGCTGTTCCTTGATGAAATAGGCGATATCTCGCCGCTGATGCAGGTGCGTCTGCTGCGGGCGATTCAGGAACGCGAGGTGCAGCGGGTCGGCAGCAACCAGACGCTTGCCGTTGATGTGCGGCTTATCGCCGCCACCCATCGCAATCTGGCGGAGGAGGTGAGCGCCGGACGCTTTCGCCAGGATCTCTATTACCGCCTCAACGTCGTGACCATCGAGATGCCGCCGCTGCGCCAGCGACGGGAAGATATCCCGCAGCTGGCGCAGCACTTTCTCCAGCGCTATGCCGGACGCAATCGTAAGACGGTAAAGGGATTTACGCCGCAGGCGATGGACCGGCTGATCCACTATGCCTGGCCGGGCAATATTCGAGAGCTGGAAAACGCGGTGGAGCGGGCGGTGGTGCTACTGACCGGAGAATACATTTCTGAGCGAGAACTGCCACTGGCGATCGCTGGTACGCCGCTGCCGTCAGGCGGGAGCGAGGAGGGGGGGATCCAGCCGTTAGTGGAAGTGGAGAAAGAGGTGATTCTGGCGGCGCTGGAAAAAACGGGCGGCAACAAAACCGAAGCCGCCCGTCAGTTAGGCATTACGCGCAAAACGCTGCTGGCGAAACTTAGCCGTTAG
- the zraS gene encoding two-component system sensor histidine kinase ZraS, with protein sequence MKIKPLSRDAAAGALSWLLTGTVVVLVMLFSAMIVRDYGRETAAARQTIEEKGGVLIRALESGTRVGMGMRMHHAQLQALLEEMAWQPGVLWFAVTDENGHIIAHSDPQQVDRTLYSPAQMRALAADEQARWRRLSEPQPALEIYRQFRPLNPARGHHRGMMNRGNSALAQPTVPQVIFIAFDSRELDAAQARGQRNMMIMLGAAALVTAATILAQFWFRRYRRSRKQLLEAMARKEKLVALGHLAAGVAHEIRNPLSSIKGLAKYFAERTPPGGESHQLAQVMAQEADRLNRVVSELLELVRPAHLNYQPVDLNALIRHSLQLVSQDAQSRGIALQFTPRPALTTISADPDRLNQVLLNLYLNAMQAIGRDGVIRVSASEADRQRVKIVVTDSGKGMSDEELQAIFTPYFTTKADGTGLGLAVVQNIIEQHGGTIRAESQPGNGAVFTLWLPVNAQRREDELR encoded by the coding sequence ATGAAGATCAAACCTCTCTCCCGGGACGCCGCGGCTGGCGCCCTGAGCTGGCTGTTGACCGGCACGGTGGTGGTGCTGGTAATGCTGTTCTCCGCGATGATCGTCCGCGACTACGGTCGTGAGACGGCTGCCGCCCGGCAAACCATTGAGGAGAAGGGGGGCGTGCTTATTCGCGCGCTGGAGTCAGGTACGCGCGTCGGGATGGGAATGCGTATGCATCATGCGCAGCTGCAGGCGCTGCTGGAAGAGATGGCCTGGCAGCCGGGCGTCCTGTGGTTCGCGGTCACTGATGAAAATGGCCATATCATCGCCCATAGCGATCCGCAGCAGGTGGATAGGACGCTCTACAGCCCTGCGCAGATGCGTGCGCTGGCGGCTGACGAACAGGCCCGGTGGCGGCGGCTAAGTGAGCCGCAGCCGGCGTTGGAGATCTATCGCCAGTTCCGCCCGCTCAATCCTGCCCGCGGCCATCATAGGGGTATGATGAATCGCGGCAACAGCGCGCTGGCTCAGCCCACTGTCCCGCAGGTGATTTTTATCGCCTTTGATAGTCGCGAGCTGGATGCGGCGCAGGCCCGCGGCCAGCGTAACATGATGATCATGCTGGGCGCCGCGGCGCTGGTGACAGCGGCGACGATCCTCGCTCAGTTCTGGTTCCGCCGCTATCGTCGCTCGCGGAAACAGCTGCTGGAGGCGATGGCCCGCAAGGAAAAGCTGGTGGCGCTTGGCCATCTGGCGGCGGGGGTCGCGCATGAGATCCGCAATCCGCTCTCTTCAATTAAGGGGCTGGCGAAGTATTTTGCCGAGCGCACGCCGCCTGGCGGTGAGTCCCATCAGTTAGCGCAGGTGATGGCGCAAGAGGCCGACCGCCTGAACCGGGTCGTCAGCGAGCTACTGGAGCTGGTCCGCCCTGCCCATTTAAACTACCAGCCGGTGGATCTCAATGCGCTTATCCGCCACTCATTGCAGCTGGTAAGTCAGGATGCGCAGAGTCGCGGGATCGCGCTGCAGTTTACGCCGCGCCCGGCGTTAACCACGATCAGCGCCGACCCCGATCGCCTGAATCAGGTGCTGTTGAATCTGTACCTGAACGCGATGCAGGCGATTGGCCGTGATGGCGTCATTCGCGTATCAGCAAGCGAAGCCGATCGTCAGCGAGTGAAAATCGTCGTCACGGATAGCGGTAAGGGGATGAGCGATGAAGAGCTGCAGGCTATCTTCACGCCGTATTTCACCACCAAGGCGGACGGCACCGGGCTGGGGCTGGCGGTAGTGCAGAATATTATCGAACAACATGGCGGGACAATCCGCGCCGAAAGTCAGCCGGGGAATGGCGCGGTCTTTACGCTTTGGCTGCCGGTGAACGCTCAACGGAGGGAAGATGAGCTGCGATAA
- the zraP gene encoding zinc resistance sensor/chaperone ZraP: MKRNRTLPLTLVTLAALTFASNAAWANHHWGNNNGMGNQGYSQLTQEQQTTAQKLHNDYYAQTSALRQQLQSKRYEYNALLTAQKPDSGKIEAVAQEMEGLRQKLDQQRVKFDVALAEAGVPRGAGMGYNGCRGNGGGHMGMNHW; the protein is encoded by the coding sequence ATGAAACGGAACCGTACCTTACCTCTCACCCTTGTCACCCTTGCCGCGCTGACCTTCGCCAGCAACGCGGCCTGGGCCAACCACCACTGGGGCAACAATAATGGGATGGGTAACCAGGGTTACAGCCAGCTGACCCAGGAGCAGCAGACTACCGCGCAAAAACTGCATAACGATTACTATGCGCAGACCAGCGCTCTGCGCCAGCAGCTGCAGTCCAAACGCTATGAGTACAATGCGCTGCTCACGGCGCAAAAGCCGGACAGTGGAAAGATTGAAGCTGTCGCTCAGGAGATGGAAGGCTTACGTCAGAAGCTGGATCAACAGCGGGTAAAATTTGATGTTGCCCTGGCTGAGGCAGGCGTTCCCCGCGGCGCAGGCATGGGATACAACGGCTGTCGCGGTAACGGCGGTGGGCATATGGGCATGAACCACTGGTAA